The DNA sequence CGAAGGACTAAGGTTTTTGTATAGTTACGACGGTTATCGCTGGAAAGACCTTGGGCACACTTACTTAAAACCCGCGATAGGCAAACAGAAAGTATTACGCGACCCGTCCATTGCCCAGGGACCGGACAAAACTTTTCACCTGGTCTGGACATCAAGCTGGCATGGTGATTTAGGTTTTGGCTATGCCAGTTCCAAAGATTTGATCCACTGGTCGGCTCAAAAGTTTATCCCGGTAATGGCTTATGATACAACAACGGTTAACGTCTGGGCACCTGAAATATTCTATAATAATGAAAATAAAGACTTTGTAATCGTCTGGGCCTCTACAATACCATTTAAATTTCCCAAAGGAGAAGAAGATGAAGACAACAATCACCGCCTCTATTATGCCACCACCAAGGATTTCAAAACTTTTTCAAAAACCCGGCTGCTCTGTGATCCCGGGTTCAGTGCCATTGATGCGGTAATTGTCAAACAAAACAGGGGAAAATATGTTTTGGTATTAAAAGATAATACACGCCCGAACAGAAACATCAAAGTAGCCTTCAGCGATAAAGCGACCGGCCCGTATATAAATGTTTCAAAACCTTTTACAGGTGAGTATTGCGAAGGCCCTGCAGTGGCAAAAGTTGGGAATAAATGGCTGATCTATTACGATGCATATAGGGCAAAAAAGTTTGGAGCTTCCGAAACCAAAGACTTTAAAACATTCAAAGATATCTCGGATAAAATTTCAGTACCCGAAGGCCATAAACATGGTACAATTTTCAAGGTAAAAGAAAATATCTTAAAAAATCTGCTTCAGCAATCGGCTATAAAAGAATAAGTATTCTGGATAAATCAGCATAATGAAAAGATTTAAAAAACGATACAAGATTAAAAAGACAAACTGCAATGAACATTTTAAAATACAAAAGAGATATTCGGGGAAATCATATATATCTTGTATTTAGCCTAATTTTCGGTCTGGGTGTATCACTCAATGCCCAGGAAACCATCCGTTACACTGGCAATACATTGGTAAATATCGATTATCATCACGGACAGTTAAGTCCGGCAGTCGGGGTACACAACATACAAGTGTTCCGCGCTAACCGCCAGCATCCCGAACTGGCCGAAGGCTCAGGCTGGACGTACAACCACGCGCCCATGCTTGCATACTGGAACAACCTGTTCTATCTTGAATACCTGAGCGATTCGGTCAGTGAAAGCGTTGCGCCGGGCCAAACATTACTGACCACTTCAAAGGACGGCTATAACTGGAGCAAACCCAAGGTAATTTTTCCCAAGTATAAAGTTCCGGAGGGCACCGTAAAAGAAACTGAAAAAGATGGTCTGCTCACGGCCCACAATCTGTATTCCGTGATGCATCAGCGCATGGGTTTTTATGTCTCCAAGAAAAACCGCCTGCTGATTCTGGCCTTCTACGGGATAAGCATGAATGAGCGCGATGCGCCCAATGACGGGAAAGGCATCGGACGTGTTGTCCGTGAAGCCTTTCCTGACGGACATCTGGGACCGATTTATTTCATTCATTACAATCCTGCATGGAACGCGAAAAACACTTCTTATCCCTTTTATACCAAAAGTAAAGACAAAGGATTTGTTGAAGCCTGCAATGAGCTGATGGACAATCCTCTGATGATGCAGCAATGGAACGAAGAATCAGATCCTAAAGACCCACTTATCCCCCTTCAAAAGGATTATAAAGCTTTCTGCTTCTATCATCTTCCGGATGGCAGGGTGGTCGGGCTTTGGAAGAATGCACTTACTTCCATCAGCAATGACAACGGGAAAACATGGCCATTGCCTGTAAGGGCGCCAAAATTTGTGAATGCCAATGCCAAATTCTGGGGACAGCATACTTCCGACGGAAAATACGTGACGGTATATAATCCGTCAGAATTCCGTTGGCCACTGGCACTTTCCGTAAGTCAGGACGGGTTGGATTATAACAATCTCCTGCTGGTTCAGGGTGAAATTTCGACCATGCGCTATGGCGGTTTTTTTAAAAACAATGGGCCGCAATATGTCCGAGGAATCATTGAAGGCAATGGAATTCCGCCTGACGGAAACCTCTGGTTGACTTACAGTATGAACAAGGAAGATATCTGGGTTGCCGAAGTACCGGTTCCCATTTCCGACAAAGTGGAAAACCAGGTGAATGATGTGTTCAATACGATGAATCCTGGTGAAGAATTGAAATATTGGAATATTTACAGCCCGCTTTGGGCGCCGGTGAAAACCGGAACTGCAAAAGATGGATCCAAATGCCTGGTATTAAGAGATTGGGACAAATTCGATTTTGCCAAAGCAGAAAGAATATTCCCGGCTTCCAAAAAACTTTCGATAGAATTCTCGCTGGAAACAGCACAAAGCAATAAAGGATTATTGCATGTTGAATTACAGAATTCAAAAGGAACGCCAGCCATTCGGCTGGTGTTTGATTCGACAGGATATTGTATGGCCAAGGCCGGATACAGATATTCAAGGATAATGAAATATAATGCCGGTCAGGAATATAAGTTCCGCATCAGCTTTGATACAGATAAAAGATTTTACACGGTCAATGTAAACGGTAAAGATGTGCACAGGGGATTGTTTTTTGCCCCGGTTGATTCACTTGAAAGAATCGTGTTCCGTACTGGCGAGCCCCGCTATCTACCCAATGCCGAAACCCCAGCCGAACAAATGTTTGACGTTCCTGATGCCGGCGAAAAAGATGCCGAATCAGCATTTTACATCAAATATGTAAGAACAACTCTTTAAGTTTAACCAAGCAATGATGAACAGGTATATAAAAATATTTTTAGTTCTTGCAGCCCTTAACTGTTCTGCATTTTCCCAGAAAGAAAAAAATCAGCCCGTTTTAAAGGCTGACAACTTTAAACATTATGTTGATTATTTCAACCGGATGGATAATGAGAATATTGCCGGAGCAATACCCAATTCAGCTTCCTGGGCATGGATAAAAACCAACATTCCCTTGTTTGAATGTCCCCAGGATAATTTTGAGGAAATTTATTATTTCCGCTGGTGGAGCCTGCGTAAGCACATTATTAAAACTCCGGCTGGTTATGCAATCACGGAATTTCTGGTTCCCCGGACTTATGCCGACAAATACAACCTGATTAGTTCCGCACTGGGCCATCACATCTATGAAAGCCGGTGGCTAAGGGATACATCATACCTGGACCAGGATATAAGGATCTGGTTTCATGGCAATGACGGTAAACCTTTGAAAAAACTCCGCTTCTACAGTGGTTGGAACGCAGATGCCATATACAATCAATACCTGGTTAACGGGGATAAAAATAATATCATCTCAAAACTTCCCGACCTGATTGCAGATTATGAAGCCTGGGAAGCCGAAAAACGCCATCCGTCAGGTCTATTCTGGCAGTTTGATGTTCGTGACGGCATGGAAGAATCGCTGAGCGGCGGAAGAAAATTAAAAAATGCCAGGCCAACCATCAACAGTTACATGTACGGCAATGCCATGGCTATTTACAAAATTGCCGGTTTAGCCGGCAAGCCCGATATTGCAAAGAAATACAGGTTAAAGGCTGACACCATCAAAAAACTGATCCAGCAGCAATTATGGAATCCCAAAGATACCTTTTTCGAGACTCTGGAACAAAATGATTCGATTGCCAATGTCCGCGAAGCCATAGGCTTTATTCCCTGGTATTTTAACCTTCCCGATTCCGCCTATAACCTTGCCTGGAAACAGGTGATAGATACCAAAGGCTTTCTAGCTCCTTTTGGATTGACAACTGCCGAACAGCGTGCTCCTTATTTTCGTTCCCATGGTTGTTGCAAATGCGAATGGGATGGAGCAGTATGGCCATTTGCCACATCCCAGACCATGACTGCCCTTGCAAATTTCATGAACAATTACACACAAAATATTATCAACGATTCTGCATATTTCCATTTGCTCGAACTTTTTGTTGAATCCCAATATTACCGCGG is a window from the Bacteroidota bacterium genome containing:
- a CDS encoding glycoside hydrolase family 43 protein, producing the protein EGLRFLYSYDGYRWKDLGHTYLKPAIGKQKVLRDPSIAQGPDKTFHLVWTSSWHGDLGFGYASSKDLIHWSAQKFIPVMAYDTTTVNVWAPEIFYNNENKDFVIVWASTIPFKFPKGEEDEDNNHRLYYATTKDFKTFSKTRLLCDPGFSAIDAVIVKQNRGKYVLVLKDNTRPNRNIKVAFSDKATGPYINVSKPFTGEYCEGPAVAKVGNKWLIYYDAYRAKKFGASETKDFKTFKDISDKISVPEGHKHGTIFKVKENILKNLLQQSAIKE
- a CDS encoding six-hairpin glycosidase, with the protein product MNILKYKRDIRGNHIYLVFSLIFGLGVSLNAQETIRYTGNTLVNIDYHHGQLSPAVGVHNIQVFRANRQHPELAEGSGWTYNHAPMLAYWNNLFYLEYLSDSVSESVAPGQTLLTTSKDGYNWSKPKVIFPKYKVPEGTVKETEKDGLLTAHNLYSVMHQRMGFYVSKKNRLLILAFYGISMNERDAPNDGKGIGRVVREAFPDGHLGPIYFIHYNPAWNAKNTSYPFYTKSKDKGFVEACNELMDNPLMMQQWNEESDPKDPLIPLQKDYKAFCFYHLPDGRVVGLWKNALTSISNDNGKTWPLPVRAPKFVNANAKFWGQHTSDGKYVTVYNPSEFRWPLALSVSQDGLDYNNLLLVQGEISTMRYGGFFKNNGPQYVRGIIEGNGIPPDGNLWLTYSMNKEDIWVAEVPVPISDKVENQVNDVFNTMNPGEELKYWNIYSPLWAPVKTGTAKDGSKCLVLRDWDKFDFAKAERIFPASKKLSIEFSLETAQSNKGLLHVELQNSKGTPAIRLVFDSTGYCMAKAGYRYSRIMKYNAGQEYKFRISFDTDKRFYTVNVNGKDVHRGLFFAPVDSLERIVFRTGEPRYLPNAETPAEQMFDVPDAGEKDAESAFYIKYVRTTL
- a CDS encoding glycoside hydrolase, which encodes MMNRYIKIFLVLAALNCSAFSQKEKNQPVLKADNFKHYVDYFNRMDNENIAGAIPNSASWAWIKTNIPLFECPQDNFEEIYYFRWWSLRKHIIKTPAGYAITEFLVPRTYADKYNLISSALGHHIYESRWLRDTSYLDQDIRIWFHGNDGKPLKKLRFYSGWNADAIYNQYLVNGDKNNIISKLPDLIADYEAWEAEKRHPSGLFWQFDVRDGMEESLSGGRKLKNARPTINSYMYGNAMAIYKIAGLAGKPDIAKKYRLKADTIKKLIQQQLWNPKDTFFETLEQNDSIANVREAIGFIPWYFNLPDSAYNLAWKQVIDTKGFLAPFGLTTAEQRAPYFRSHGCCKCEWDGAVWPFATSQTMTALANFMNNYTQNIINDSAYFHLLELFVESQYYRGRPYIGEYLDEKTGYWLKGDEERSRYYNHSTFCDLIISGLVGLRPRPDNILEVNPLIPQNRWDWFCLDQVSYHGKMVTVVWDKTGEKYNLGKGFRVLVNGRTVASSDGLKRICVKL